In Nothobranchius furzeri strain GRZ-AD chromosome 19, NfurGRZ-RIMD1, whole genome shotgun sequence, the following are encoded in one genomic region:
- the LOC129152186 gene encoding uncharacterized protein, whose amino-acid sequence MASGLFLRVLLLSLINIGQLTLGDVYRLRSYSEQAEPSPRSYNPPLLRYDDLVQQRAFAAGSKFPEGFKPFEPTKGGQVDGYSQRGSVPSYRPASHAVKGSPSGFYPREPVWHPELPKGGRTGSNIVSSGAILMHAPEKSPQQQQLGSPNSGVFQSKTEKWEGTSLEMPSKGMHSAAQPPQRHPVPGPRVQGKEPGPRVQGKEGMWDRVFASSGQSPGMYPAYKPLQMPIAPQPPSPKKKAEWKTVPSSNSQSPGMYSMTSPPYNNPAVSPLLQSNPGMWDRRYAPNTRSQEKQYGGRLPLTHPAFSTPAVLQSKEGMWGSVFAETGKSLEPVKHDGPRSSRPAAVKNYPRGQQLRGVVEQLPPAAKSFQGRAGVLDDVGSSAAAKQTLRLSRPVLGSHFGYEGSQPQPASAQRNRQA is encoded by the exons ATGGCTTCTGGACTCTTTTTGAG GGTGCTGTTGCTCTCTCTGATAAACATCGGTCAGCTTACGCTTG gAGATGTTTACAGATTAAGATCTTACTCTGAACAAGCTGAGCCTTCTCCACGCAGCTACAATCCCCCTCTCCTCAGATATGATGACTTGGTACAGCAAAGAGCTTTTGCTGCTGGTTCAAAGTTCCCTGAAGGTTTTAAACCTTTTGAACCAACTAAAGGTGGGCAAGTAGATGGTTACAGTCAAAGAGGAAGTGTTCCTAGTTACAGGCCTGCCTCACATGCTGTCAAAGGGTCTCCGAGTGGCTTCTATCCAAGAGAACCtgtgtggcacccagaattgcccAAAGGTGGAAGAACGGGGTCAAACATTGTTTCTAGTGGTGCAATTCTGATGCATGCTCCAGAAAAAtcccctcagcagcagcagctgggctCTCCGAACTCTGGTGTGTTCCAGAGCAAAACAGAGAAATGGGAGGGTACATCCTTGGAAATGCCATCTAAAGGGATGCATTCTGCTGCCCAGCCACCTCAGAGGCATCCAGTACCAGGTCCTCGTGTTCAGGGCAAAGAACCAGGTCCTCGTGTTCAGGGCAAAGAAGGTATGTGGGACCGTGTCTTTGCCTCCAGTGGACAGTCCCCAGGGATGTATCCTGCATACAAACCACTTCAGATGCCAATTGCTCCACAACCACCAAGTCCAAAAAAGAAGGCGGAATGGAAAACTGTCCCATCCTCGAACTCCCAGTCTCCTGGGATGTATTCCATGACCTCACCACCCTACAACAACCCAGCTGTATCACCTCTGCTACAAAGCAATCCTGGCATGTGGGATAGGCGTTATGCTCCTAATACAAGGTCCCAAGAGAAGCAATATGGTGGACGGCTGCCCTTGACACACCCAGCCTTCTCAACCCCTGCCGTACTACAATCTAAAGAAGGTATGTGGGGCAGTGTATTTGCTGAAACTGGAAAGTCCCTTGAACCCGTAAAACACGACGGTCCCAGAAGCTCTAGGCCTGCAGCTGTTAAGAACTATCCCAGGGGGCAGCAGCTAAGGGGCGTAGTGGAACAACTCCCTCCAGCCGCAAAATCGTTCCAGGGCAGAGCTGGTGTGTTGGATGATGTTGGCTCAAGTGCAGCAGCAAAACAGACCCTGAGGCTTTCTAGACCAGTACTAGGATCCCATTTCGGGTATGAAGGCAGTCAACCACAACCAGCATCTGCTCAGAGAAATCGTCAAGCATAG